The Numida meleagris isolate 19003 breed g44 Domestic line chromosome 17, NumMel1.0, whole genome shotgun sequence genomic interval CTCAAATGTAGCCCGTCCCAGATGTGAATGCTATCAGTGGGATGCCCTTGCTCAACCCCACAACCAAGCTTCTTTCACAATGCCCATCCCGGGGAGCACCAGTTCACACCGTCCCCTAATGGGCTCCTTCCTCTATGTCCTGCAGGTCATCTGTTCAGGAGATGCTCAAAGACCACGAAGAGCAGCTCCAGCGGCTGAAGCGGCTGAAAGACCAGGAGATCGATGCAGTGACCAGCGCCACTTCGCACACCAGGTACTGATGGACAGCGTCATATCACCACGCTGGGCCCTGCCCACTGTGTTCCCTGTCCTACAGGAGCCAGCCTTGGGTCAGGAACCAGCCGCAGATGCCCCTCTCCGTGGCAGTGATATGGAGCATGTCCCACAGGGGTGACGTGTCCCCTTGCTCTTCTCCGCAGGTCTCTGAATGGTGTCATTGAGCAGATGGAAAGGTTCTCCAGCGACCTGCACAACCTCTCGCACAAGGTGGAGGCCACGCACCACACCACCTCCCAGGAGCTGGCCATGGGAGCCCGGCAGCGGGATGAGCAGCTCAAGGGTACGTCTGCCCTTCACCTGCTGAAAGGGCTGCAGGGGCCCCACACCCAGAATATGAGGAGTTCCAGCCAAAGGCCAGGAGCCCAGACTGACAAAGCTCTGTCTACCGTGGTCACCGGATAACTTAGCGTCTCCCCCATTACTGGGGACATGCAGAAGATGATGAGCACAAAATCACACTGGATTTTTGTTAATATAGTGAATATAGAGGGAGGTTCCAACGTCAGCCTCATAAATAATGCTGGAAAGGGTGGCGGTGGTGCACTCAGGGTGGTGTGGGTTGAGTGTGCAGAACCCTGgagctcacagccctgctgctgcctctccccagTGCTCCAGGACAGGCTGTcgcagcagcagagggacatGGAACAGGAGAGGAACCGACTCCAGGAGGTGATTGCCAAAATGGAGGCCAGGTTAGGTGAGCAGACTcggctgctggagcaggtgagTGCAGTCTGTCCTCTGAGGGTCAACCCTCTGGGTATGGGGATGATGTCTCTCTGTCAGAGATCCCTGTTTTGGAGCTTGTGAATGGCATCTGTTTCCCCTCTGTGCTTGGACCAGGAGCGATGGAGGGCAACAGCAGAGCAATCCAAAGTGGAATCTCTGCAGCGCTcactggaggagcagcagcgaGTCATGACCCAGCAGCTCTCCATGGAGCGGGCAGAACTGGAGAGGGCAAAGGTGAGATGGGGCGGACATCTCCAGGTGCTTTTCATATCTCATGAGTCTGTCTAGGGCTGCGCTGCAGTATATGGTTGGTGAAAAAGCTGAATTCTGGGCTACAGCATCCCTCATCTCCTCTCCGTCCTCTGCCTGCTCAATCCCACACCTCATGGTGCAGTGAATCGTGATCACACCAGCTGGCTGGCACATAAGTGCAAGAGGCTAGTGTGTGCATGCATGATGGAGTCTGTTCCCAAGAAGCATGGGGCCAGAGCTCTCTATGCAGGGTTCACACCAGGCAACCAACTTGGCCAGCCTGTAGATGTCAGGTGGGGTTTAATGGCAGAGATGGattaaaggagaaaatcctATGGCTGGAATACTTAGCGCTGTCTTTCTCCCTCTTGTGATGTTCTCCAGAGTGCtttgctggaggagcagaagtCAGTGATGCAGAAGTGCTCGGAGGAGCGCAGGAAGCTGGCAGTTGAGTGGGCCGAATTtcacacccagcagcagcttaGCAAGGAGCGGATGGAGCGCAACATAGACCGAGCCCTACAGTTGGACTCCCAAAGGGAGGGCACCATCATGAGCCTGGCCAAGGTATGGCAGCAGAACCCCTTCCTGTAGCATCCAGCActgcctggcaggcagcagggctccCCATGATTCTGcctgcagggacatggggagAGGTTCAGAGCTGGCTTCAGATGTTTAGGATGGAGTCACCACACCGTGTCTGGTGGTGAGAATTGGGGTCTTCTcagggcagctcctgccagcCAGTTTTAGGTGTTGGCTTAGACTGCTATCTGTCACATCAGTCCTCTCCCCTTTGCCCGTGAAGAGTTTGAGCAGCGCAGCCTCCTCTGCTGTAAGCATCCAAAATCAAGTGAAAAGAAACACCCATGACAGGTTAAGCAAACCCTCACCATGACATGGGGATTTGTCTAGAGTCAGTTCTGCTCCCTGCGGGGGCAGTTCAGAAAGGATGAGGCACAGACAGTGCAGCAAGAGCTGCATTGTTAAGGTCTAACAGGGTGGCAAATAACCATTCAGATGGATATTTCCAGCGCTGATCAACTGCCACACCTTGAGCATTTTTTAGGGTGTGCAACACGGTGCAGGGCTCTTTTCTGTGAAAggagtgtgcatgtgtgtgtgtctgtacaATCCCAGCTAAGCTGGGCCCTGGTCCCCAAGAGTAGGTGGATGAGGTCACTGCTTGGCgttgctctgcactgcagaccTGGTGTACAGCAGGAGTTCAGCAGGGGCAGACAACTCCCATCACCCGGGAAGACAGGAGATAGTGTCCAGGACAGGGCCGGTAACACATCTGTTGCGCCCATGCCCATCCTAGGagcaagcagagctgaagaTACGGAGCCGTGAGCTGAAGGTcaaggaggagcagctggcAAGGGACAGAGAGCTGCTGGACGAGGCCTGGCATGAGCTGaggctggagaaggagaaggtgaAAGGGGCTGCACTGCGCATCcgacagcaggaggaggagatcAAGAAGATAAACAAGGTAGGTGGAGCATTTGTGCTGTGGttcacagctgcacacagactGGCAGCAAAGCCAGGGTGTCACATCCCTCCTGAAGCCGTGCATTCTGGTCCTGTCCTGGAAGGGAAATGAGGGGATGCACAAAGGCGCGCTGTCCCAGGGCAGAGagggtccctgtccccagccttCCCATCCTCTGCCTTGCAGCTTTCAGCCCAGAAGTATGAGGAAGGGGAACAAGCCCTACAGGATGCATGTAGGATAGAATCTGAGCACCAGGCCAGGCTGCAGCTcatgcagcagcacctggagcaGCTCAAGCAGCAAGAACAGCACCTGCACCAGGTAATGTCCCCTCATCTTCCCTTCTTAGCCTGGGGCCACCATGCCAAGGATCTGAACCTTTGCCAATGacctctccctttctcctggggatggggcaggagaGGTTGAGCATGGCTCACCAGAGGAAACAGCTTGAACAACTGCACAAGAAGCTGCCCAACAACCCCACACAGCTGCTGACCACAGACCAGGACCTCAGTGCTTCCACCAAGGGCCTTTCCAGCACACTGAGTAAGGCATTCTGCACACTGCTGGTGGAAAGGGGCATGCTGGGGGGCTGCTGCACTACTATTTCCCTTCTCAGAAATATTGGGATACTATGGGGGCCTGTTTTAGCTGTTTATATACACTATGAACACCAGATCTGAGTTGGTGTTGGCCCGTCCATCTTCTTAAGGAGTTCTGTTGAGCTCTGTGAGCCAGGGCGATGCCAAGAGGGGGAGTAGAAGGGAGAGTCAGGTGGGCTAAAGCCCATTTGCTCTGGGACGCTAGGGAGGACCTCTGCGGAGACACTCAGTCAGCAAAAAAGGGATACTCTGTTGCCCCCATCTGCCTTCCTCTAACAGCAATGAGACTGCATACCTGTGCTCTCATTGCAGATGTTCCACCTCCCATCAGGACATTCCCTGGGCACGGGAGCAGGGGCACAACTGCCCCAATGGAGCTCTACGCCAAACTGCTGGTGCTGaagcacagggcacagcaggtgagtggggctgggagggtCTTTGAGccagcaggctgggagcagggcagggtgaAGCTCCGAGCATCCTCTCTTCTCAGGACCGCAGCTTCctggaggaggagcagcttTTCCTGGAGACCCTGAAGAAGGCGTCCTACAACACTTCACCTCTGTCAGTGTGAGGAGCCGTGCCCACTCTCTCCTTGAGCTGTGTGTGCATtgagtgctgggctgtgcaAATGGGAGGGGGAGAACAAGTAATAAATAATGTCTGTTTAAACAAGCtgtccttcttttctttaaaaactcaGTATTTGCAGTGTGAAATCCTTCCCCATGGCTGTGAAGTGTGTCAGGTCTTCATCACTCACGGGCGCtgctaatgttttcttttttggcttcATTTTTGGCGTCAGGTCACTTAAGTAATGTAAACGCGGAAGGAGAGATGGAGATGTAATCGGGGGCGAGAGGGATAGCCCGACCCTGTGCGGACGCAGGGACATTTCTAGACAGGCCGTGTGCGGGGCAGCCCCATCGCGATGGCGGCTGGGGCCTTTCTAGGCAGGCGCTGCGCGGGGCAGCCCCGTTGCTACGGCAGCGGGGGCCTTTCAAGACAGGACTTGCGCCGCGCAGCCCCCGTTGCTATGGCAACAGGGGCCTTCTGCTGGGGCGGCGCGCGTCATGGCGGCGCCCTTGCTAAGCGCGGCGCTGCGGGCCGCCTGGAGCGGGCGGCCCTTCGGCACCGCGGGTGAGATAGGGCCGGGGCTGGGGCCCGGGATCCCTGCGGGAGGCTGCCTGGGGTTATGTGGTGGGGCAGTTCTCGGGCTGGCCCGATGGGAGGCAGGTCCGGGAGGCGGGGGAGCCTACGGCCTTTCTGCTCCTCGCTCCGCCTCGGGTGCCGCGCGGCTCATTCCGTGCTCTTGTCTCGAAGTGAAGGCTCTCTCCGtttccagctgctctctgcaaaCGGGCGGCCCCGCTGGGCCCGATGCCGAACGAGGATATCGACGTCAGCAACTTGGAAGCGCTGGAAAAATACCGTAGTTTCACTCGGTACTTCAAGCTGGCGgagaaggagagcaggaagCCGCGGTGGTGGAAGACGTACCGGCAGTACACGAACCCCGAGCCAGGTACCGCGGGAAGGGCCGGGCCCTGACCCTGAAGGTCGGGGCTGCTGGCTGATGTTGCCGTAGCTTTGCTCTAAGGCTTGGTCTGTAAACATCTGGTGAAATGTTTTGGCACAAGGTTGGTCTTTTTACAGAGCATAGACGTTTTTGGAAAGGTCATGGGATCACGGAgtagtttgggttggaagggacctcacggcatccccagcaccaccccctgctgtgggctggacGTCCCCTACCAGCACCCATCCACAgcctcaggcacctccagggatggggcacccacagctctgggcagcaccagggcctcactgccctctggataaagaatttcctccttgcatctcatctaaatcttccctctgttaatttaaaagcaattccCCTTGTGCTATCGTTATCAGACCACATAAAAAGTCTGACAACCGTTTCCTAGGAGAGGGGCTGGCCAGGACCTTCCGAAAGACATAGAATGGAGTAAAGAGGGAATTTTGCAAAGCCCTTACAATATCTAAGAAATTCCTGAAAACAGACCTTTTAGACCACCTGCAGTTTGGTTTGtgtgctgagcagccccagggccagACCTGCTTGCCAGCTGGCAAACTCCTGGATCTGGGGATACAGCGAGATTGGGGAGGAGAGAGCAGAAAtatggaggtggtggaatcaaGTAGCTGATGGCTGGAGGTCTGCATCTCTTTCCCACACTGTCTAAACCTTTTGCAGCTTGTGTTTTGGGGGGAGCATCCAGATTTTTCATGTGTGACTTTATTACTCCTCTCTAAAGAGCCGAAGACTGACATCAGCCTGCCGCGCGATAAGGGGCTGCGGGTGAGGGAactcaaggaaaggaaaagaatcctGAAGCAGAACCAGCAGAACACTGAGATGGAGAGAGCAGCTCGGCTCCGGACTGGTGGGTGTCCCACCAACCCCTACCCTGGCTGttccctctccccagcagctcctgcagcgtttctctctctctccacagCACTGATCCCTCTCGATGAGGtcagagcagagtgggagaaGACCAGCGGCCCTTTCCACAAGCAGCGCCTGGCAGAGCACTATGGGATATTTCGTGACTTGTTCCAGGGGGCCACCTTCACCCCCTGGGTTAGCTTGAGGGTGGGATACAACCAGGAAGATGAGCACCTGGTGCCAGTCTACTACGGGAACATGGTGACTCCATCGGAGGTGTGTCAGGGCTGTCAAGAGCTTCCCATGGGAAGGCTCTGTCTTTTTGTCAGGTTCCTCTGATTGGCATTGTCTGTTCTGGGAACTTCCTCTTACAGAATTATTTCCTCTCTGGTGAAACAAATATGTTTCTTGGATGTGATAAGGACAGAAGTTTGCAACAGGGTCATTGCCCCTTGGCAGGCTGTTATCCCTCCTGGGGCTCTCTGGATGGAACTGTGTTACTCTGTGGCATGACCATGCCCACGACAAATTCACCTTCTTTGCATTACAGTTAGACCTGATCTCAGTGGAAGTTGTTCAAGTGATTTccattgtctttttttatttaggcTTCCAATCCCCCTGAAGTGTCTTATGAGGCTGATAAAGGCTCTCTCTGGACTTTGTTGCTCACAAATCCAGGTGAGTTGTTTCACTCTGCTTTTggtttcccttttcctttggcTGCAAGCAGAGGTGTGATGCCTGCTAAGTAGGGACTGTCCCCTAAGCTCCAGGTACAGAAAACATCTTCAAAGGCTATATCTGGAAAGGGAGCTAGAATTTCTCTACTTTGAGGGCAGCTGTGTTTTCTAAGAGTGTTTCTGTCACTTGTGAGACAGTAAGTGGATATTTGCAGAACTGTGAGTGTTTCTTACTTCAGTGGATTGCTTACACAGGAGATATTGTAGCATCCCAAAATCTAGCAGTCGAGAGATGGGGCAGTGATGCAACATGACTTATGTCAGAGTGTAGAGTGAGCAGTTTCCTGACTCTGGTCATTTGTTTACCTCCAAGCCCTCCTCTTGCTTGGCAGTCTGCCCGGGAACAGCTGGTCCTGTTCACCCTGGGAAGCCAAGGCACAATGAAGTGAAGCGTCTGACCCAGTATCATCTTGGAGTGACATCTAAGAAGTTCCTTGCTCCTTGTTTTGAGCTCGGTCctataatgaattatttttctgctatgAAAAGAACACTGGGAGGTTTTGAGCTGCCCCCTCCCTTTGAGTAGGTTCTGGTCATTCCCATTTTGTGGTTGATGCACACACTGAGTTGTCACTAAGGCCCACTTCTCCTTTGTGTTCATTTACAGATGGACATTTGAGAGACACTGACTCGGAGTACCTCCACTGGCTGGTGTGAGTATTGCATGTTATTGCTACAGGGTGCAGGTTGGGAGTAGGCTTTTCTTAAGAGAGTTCCATGgctttccctgcttttcttGCCATTAGCTTCTTTACCCGCGTGGTTTTGGTCCTGCTGAAGATACAGTAGCTCCAAATGTTGCTACTGCTTGGCATTCGAATCCTTGAGTTTGATTATTCTTCCAGTGAAATCATCTTCTACTATTTGTTTATGTGTCAAACAGCGCATAAGTCAAATTCAAGTATAGTCTAGAGTGACCCGCAATCCTGTATGAAACTACTGGTTACAATGGAGAGAAATGACTGGATATTTagtgaaataaatttctttGTGTTCAGGACAAACATCCCAGGCAACGACATCAAGTCGGGCAAGGAGATGTGCCATTACTTGCCCCCCTTCCCTGCCGTGGGAACCGGCTACCATCGCTTCATCTTCCTGCTCTTCAAGCAAGACCGCCCCATAGATTTCAGCGAGGATGTCCGGCCCATGCCGTGGTAACTCAGGCTTTCACTGGGCAGTTTCACGCTTCCTTTGGCTTAGCAGCTGTTGCTTGCTATTACGACGAGCCTAGTACTGCTGTAGCAGAGTAATTCCTTCCAGTCTGTGGGGATGTTCGGGCTGCTTTGAGTCTGTGTGTTGCCTGAAGCCGCAgtcccagccctgcactgtgGGGTCCTGTTACTGTGAAGCAGGCTGTTAAGAAAGTGATTTGCCTTGCCTCTGCACAAAAGCAGTGTGCAGAGCCCGAGAAGCTGGGAGATGTTCTTTTGGTGACTGCCTTTTGCACTTCTATTCTGTAGACTCTGGGATGACATGGGGAAGTTGTTGCCTAGCAGggtgctgcaggaaagaagggtTCACCTCAGCTCTTGTGCTCGTGTCTTGTTTCCAGCTACAGCCTCAAGATGCGAACCTTTAGCACGTTTGACTTCTACAGAAAGCACGAGGATGACATGACCCCAGCAGGGCTGGCGTTTTTCCAGTGCCAGTGGGACAGCTCCGTTACTCGGGTCTTCCACCAGCTTCTCAGTAAGAAATGCActgtttgggggggggggggggggcactcGTGGGTTGGGATGTGCCCCCGTGTGTCGTACACAGCCTCAGTGAGCGAGCTGTGGCTGTAAGCTCTTGCTTGGTCCTGGCTGTCATCGAGGCACTTGTCTGAGATCTCTTACAGCACAAACCTGGTGTTTATTGAGCCATCTTCCACCAGACTGACAGCAGTCtgtaagcattttaaaataacatcgAGGAGGCCTTCACCAGAGTGTGCTTGACCAGCCCTGGTCTCCTGCACAtgtggggaggggatggggttTGGATCTAAGCAGTCTTGCTGACGTTCTGCGTTGTCCCCTTGCAGATATGAGAGAGCCTGTGTTTGAATTCGTGCGGCCGCCCGTCTACCATCCTCCACAGTTAAAATTCCCACGCCAGCAACCTCTGAGGTACCTGGACAGATACCGAGACACCGAGGAGCCCACCTATGGCATTTACTAGGGCGCTGGTGTCCTCCTTTTGCTCTGGTGTCCGTTGCAGCACAGGCCCAGCagatggggctgctgggcttcCCTGCCTTCACCCAGCTGCGCAGTCGGGAGCGTTCTGCAGCTCTAGAGGGAGAGACAACAAAATCTCAGCTTGGCTCTGAATTCCACTTTGCTGGCCCTGCTGGAAAGCGTGCAGCTGAGGGCAACAGGCATTCAGTGTTGGCAGCTGTGTGGGGAAAAAGGCTATTTCAGAGCACGTTCATCGACGAAAACTAATCCATGCCCAGGCTGAAATCCTGCTGCTGGTTCTGTAGCAGAGCTGATGAGtggtggcagcagagcagagtcCACCAGAGGTGCCCTGCCTTGCTTCTCTGGAAGAATCACCATTCTCCTTTCACCTGctaatgaaacaaacaaaccaggCCAACCTGGGTCTCCCTCCCTTATCTGTGCTGCAGTTCAGGGCCGTGCCAGCTTTCACTTCTGTGGTCCTTTTAAAGAGATGAATCAGATTAAATACACTGAGTGATGCTGGTGATGCTGACTTGTCTTTATTGGGAAGAGCTTGGTATACCAGCCagctggtgcagagctgggggagctCAGCGGGGATCAGTGGAGACGCACAGCTCTTCTAGATCTCCTTCTTCTCTTGAGCAGTGTAAGGAAGGAAGAGCACAACTGCACAAATGATGAAAATGTTCAAGGTCAGCATTTGTGGAGCTGGGTTCTCCTAACAGCTGCTGAAGCACATGAACATCAGTCTCCTTCCTCTTGCTCCCTGCACAATGTGTGCCTGATGTGGATGGATGGATCACAGacagagctggcagggctggggtaggcactggcactgctgcagcctgtgctttctgctctgctttgcagcaaccctcattttcatgttttaaataacTCCCCAGGCACCTAAGGGCCTAGGACTCCTAAGACCCTGCAGCCAGCCAAGGAGCTTGTGTGGAAATGCCTACCTGCTGCCATTGCTCAGCACCATTACCAGCAgggtgctctgctgctgctctgaggggTGTTCCAGCCTGGTTCCAGCAGGGATGAATTAGCTGCCGGGGTGACTGCAATGGCAGTGCATGTGTCGTGCAATTCCAGGCAGAAAATGCCATGTTCTGCTCCTCTGAGCTTTTAGTAGTTGATCAGAACTTGCACATTCAGCCAAAGTAAATGTTTTGGGGGCTGAAGCTATGCTGTGACGTGCAGCAAATTGTGACAGACCTCAAGTCGCCTTGCTCAGGGCTGGTGTGAGCTTGCCCCATGGTACACGAAGGTGCTTGGCCCTCCTGCaagccctggctgcagcagacGAGCCCAAAGCCACAGCACACGAGGAGGTTACAGATCTGTTGCAGATTAACTCCAGCCTGCAAATGTTTTGCAGGCCGGTAGTGTGTGTGCAGTGATAACGTGTCTGCAAGGGTAAGCAGATAAGGCGTGGACCGAGAGGTTGGGAGCTTTAACCTCAGCAAGTGAACTGCGTGAAGATAAGGTGAGGGGGAGTGGTGCAGGGCAGTGCAGTCCCTCCAGGCAGCGGGCTCCAGCTGCTGTCTGAGCGAGGGCTGATTGCCTGGCTGcctgttttcttgtgtttccatgcacagccctgctgatgAGCACTGAAACGTGGCAAGGAGCAGGCTGGCAGTGCCCGCCTTGCTCTGCAAGCAGCGGTGCCTGGGTACATGAgaacagcaggagctgcatAAAATGGGAAGATGCGAGgttgtgctggctgctggctgtgtCGCAGCCCTTGTCGCTGCAGAGAGAGGGGACaaacagctgctctgagcaccccAGGCTGCCAGATGCTGTGGGAGAGGTGAGGATGCTCCCCCATAGAGCAATGATAAACAACCAAGAGTGAAATCAAATCACGCAGAACAATGTATCCATGGATACGCATTCACAATCACGTGCCTTGCTCTGAACCCCGTTAGCCTCTTGCACCGTGCTGTCAGTGCAGCATTTCCTGCACCCTGCTGCAATCTGCCTGGGGCACAGCTGCACCCACTGGGTGTCGCTTTAAGGGTACTCCTGGCTCGGAGCCCTGACCCGCCTCTGTGCTTGGCGTCATGcatctcttcctgctctgcaggccTCTTCCCATcttcctgctcctttcccccatccccagcccagCATGGCCTCTCCCGTCTCGCAGAAGCTGGGGGAAAAACTGCAGTGCTCCATCTGCCTGGAGCTCTTCAGGGTGCCCGTCACCTTACCCTGCGGGCACAACTTCTGCGAGGGCTGCATTGACAACCACAGGAACAAACAGGAGCAGGCGGCCAATGGGGCCAAGCGGGGCTACGCGTGCCCCGAGTGCCGCTACAACTGCGAGCGCAACCTGGAGCTGAAGAAGAACGTGACGCTGAACGAAGTGGTGGAGCTGGTGCGGGCAGGCAGGGTGCGGGCAGAGGGCTGCGAGGTGGCCCACGTCGGGCTGTGCCCGCTGCACGGGTGCCCGCTGGAGCTGTACTGCGAGGACGAGCAGCGCTGCATCTGCTGCGTCTGCAGCGTGCGGCAGTGCCAGCGGCACCAGAGGGCTCTGTTCGAGGACGAGCGCTCCAGGAAGCAGGTGGGGAACGCAGGGCGGGGGGCACGGCGCCTGCGGGGAGGTGGGGGCTCTGCGTGCTACCCTCTGCAGGGCCTGGGGGCACCCCTGAAAGCAAATGGAGCTGCAGTGCAAGGAGAACCCCCGCCGTGCGGGGTAAACGCTGTCATGTTTGTGATCCCTCCGGTTTAGAGGAAGTGGCTGTGAAAGCAGCAAAAGGGATGCAGCCTCCCCGCTCCCAGCCTGGTCCTGGGGGCCAAGGGGCTGCAGCACGAGGTGCCTCCCTCTGCAGGCTATGCTGGAAAGGTCCCTGGAAGAAGCCCAGCGGGAAGCAGAGAGAATGGAGCAGGCGCtgcaggggctggaggagcGGACACGGAGCATCAAGGTGAGGCCGAAGCCACCCCAGGGCTAGGCTGGGTGGGAGCA includes:
- the MRPL38 gene encoding 39S ribosomal protein L38, mitochondrial, producing the protein MAAPLLSAALRAAWSGRPFGTAAALCKRAAPLGPMPNEDIDVSNLEALEKYRSFTRYFKLAEKESRKPRWWKTYRQYTNPEPEPKTDISLPRDKGLRVRELKERKRILKQNQQNTEMERAARLRTALIPLDEVRAEWEKTSGPFHKQRLAEHYGIFRDLFQGATFTPWVSLRVGYNQEDEHLVPVYYGNMVTPSEASNPPEVSYEADKGSLWTLLLTNPDGHLRDTDSEYLHWLVTNIPGNDIKSGKEMCHYLPPFPAVGTGYHRFIFLLFKQDRPIDFSEDVRPMPCYSLKMRTFSTFDFYRKHEDDMTPAGLAFFQCQWDSSVTRVFHQLLNMREPVFEFVRPPVYHPPQLKFPRQQPLRYLDRYRDTEEPTYGIY